One part of the Scatophagus argus isolate fScaArg1 chromosome 12, fScaArg1.pri, whole genome shotgun sequence genome encodes these proteins:
- the LOC124067950 gene encoding uncharacterized protein LOC124067950 isoform X5, with product MLIIFHLLLMFRVGRFTDDVILETKTVGVGDNVKLTCTHENLGNLFWIRLVSGNLPEVLGKSFSFENVGSRIRTSEEPRTFVLRIKSVELSDAALYYCLKIRQKLSFLKGAHLSVEGPKPHITTVPPSDPVRPADSVTLQSSVPPENKKFVEEHSVCYFESGSQQSYPSFSYAKGNHEGISKKKCVYSFSKNVSSSDAGTYYCAVATCGEILFGNGTKLDTEVNTCESQRDGTFVSLLCAALAVSLMVIAFLIYSIKKLKEQSCGCCNADVALQNTVTASADCQSSEQTEEYSLIYSAPTFTSRRAGKSETKDVPTVEEESIYTEVRALELD from the exons ATGCTGattatatttcatttacttCTGATGTTCAGAGTGGGGC gtttcacAGATGATGTGATCCTTGAGACGAAGACAGTTGGTGTAGGAGACAATGTGAAACTTACATGCACCCATGAGAATTTGGGAAATTTGTTTTGGATCAGACTTGTTTCTGGAAACCTTCCTGAAGTCTTAGGAAAATCATTTAGCTTTGAAAATGTTGGTTCTCGCATTAGAACCTCAGAAGAGCCTAGAACATTTGTTCTCCGGATAAAAAGTGTAGAGCTCAGCGATGCTGCTCTTTACTACTGTTTGAAAATACGACaaaagttgtcatttttaaaagggGCACACCTGAGTGTTGAAG GACCAAAACCTCATATCACTACAGTCCCTCCATCTGATCCAGTCCGTCCAGCAGACTCGGTCactcttcagtcttcagtccCCCCTGAGAATAAAAAATTTGTGGAAGAACACAGCGTGTGCTATTTTGAATCTGGATCACAGCAATCTTACCCAAGTTTTAGTTATGCTAAAGGAAACCACGAGGGAAtctcaaaaaagaaatgtgtctACAGCTTCTCTAAGAACGTCAGTTCCTCTGATGCTGGGACTTATTACTGTGCTGTGGCCACATGTGGGGAGATATTATTtggaaatggaacaaaactGGACACTGAAG TCAACACCTGTGAGTCACAGCGGGACGGTACATTTGTCTCTCTGTTATGTGCTGCTTTGGCCGTAAGCCTGATGGTTATAGCGTTTCTCATTTATTCAATCAAGAAGCTCAAGGAACAATCTTGTGGTTGCTGCAACG CTGATGTTGCTTTGCAAAATACTGTAACAGCCAGCGCTGACTGCCAGTCAAGTGAGCAG ACAGAAGAGTACTCACTGATTTATTCTGCACCAACCTTCACAAGTAGGAGAGCTGGAAAATCAGAGACAAAGGATGTTCCAACAGTGGAGGAAGAGAGTATCTACACTGAAGTCAGGGCTCTCGAGTTGGATTAG
- the LOC124067953 gene encoding integrin alpha-6-like: protein MAKHWHMVFLWSVWHLQTVKVAAFNLDTQNVLQRNGDPGSLFGFSLAFHRQLTPARKNLLLVGAPRSKREKQVNVTGVVYWCDLTTGSERCQPIQFDNEEFLDSRGINNQWMGVAVASQGPGKNVMTCAHRYQQWSPNPSLYVPRLVTGQCYLLGDDLQVGKEERTWRRVVCDSEHLSRRQKDPDWFAYCQQGHGASFAKDNKSLLFGAPGAYQWKGIVRMEPLDNLDIFGENPRETGDIDQFNPKLIPLQRNSYLGFSIDSGLALIRQGELTIVSGAPRGGYSGQVTFLKADPAAQRNLSVELVLSGPGLASSFGYDLAVVDLNGDGWEDLAVGAPEFFVKDGLVGGAVYIYINNKGNNWEKIVPTQLLGHKDSMFGLAVESIGDLNQDGYGDIAVGAPYDGSGRVYLYYGSSDGINKKPVQVLSSESKKVTLFGYSLSGNLDVDNNQYPDLAVGSLSDSVFVYRARPVVSVSSSLKVTPNQIDITKEQCDKRTCYFAARTCFTYTAHPASFNAKLILNYTFEADTERRKARLSPRVDFLGLSRGSLELPGQKTEICTDAKLRLVRDIKDRLRSIPISVTLSLWNSSQAASMSTDLPVITPVLNLFQQKSTVSEIIFVNKGCGSDNICQSNLELQYKFCSRKTQNNQNVFKSLDREDGVAVITPSDEDIALEITVTNRDGDEAHQSHSLISLPDPLRYSSFVYSTTAETIVTCTANDKGTLIDCELGNPLPKDAEVTFYLILTTSGISLSTKAINITLQLKTTSVQTIQPVEALAKVVFELELQVYGLARPSQVSLGEYLRGESAIKSVDEIGTPVYYEFRITNLGRSLKSFTNASLNIYWPKENSVGKWLLYLSQISSKGVQSVPCSPANEVNPLKEVKGWHHPPRKRREAEHEALSTDGFPFLPTRRKYKTLTCSDGLRCVEIRCPLLGLDSTAVMVLHSRLWNTTFTEDYSSLNYLDIVVDASLSLTNSPENIGLKPEKPETKVKLTVFLEKKTEYFTKVAWWIIFLTVVALLLLLAVLVFLVWKRGCIDCLAQNKKLLHG, encoded by the exons ATGGCAAAGCATTGGCACATGGTGTTTCTGTGGAGTGTCTGGCACCTCCAGACTGTTAAGGTTGCAGCTTTCAATCTGGACACCCAGAACGTGCTGCAGAGAAACGGAGATCCTGGAAGCCTGTTTGGATTTTCTCTCGCCTTCCACAGGCAGCTGACCCCTGCCAGAAAGAACCT attGTTGGTGGGAGCTCCACGATCAAAACGTGAGAAGCAAGTGAACGTTACAGGTGTTGTTTACTGGTGTGATCTCACAACAGGATCTGAGCGCTGTCAGCCTATTCAGTTTGATAATGAAG agTTCCTCGATAGTAGAGGCATAAACAACCAGTGGATGGGTGTTGCAGTTGCAAGTCAAGGTCCTGGTAAAAATGTGATG ACATGCGCGCATCGATACCAGCAATGGAGCCCGAACCCGAGCCTTTATGTCCCTCGCTTGGTGACGGGTCAGTGTTATCTCTTAGGAGATGACCTGCAGGTCGGGAAGGAAGAAAGGACGTGGAGGAGGGTAGTTTGTGATTCTGAACACCTCAGCAGACGTCAAAAGGACCCTGATTGGTTTGCATACTGCCAGCAGGGTCATGGAGCATCTTTTGCAAAGGACAACAAATCTCTGTTATTTGGGGCGCCAGGAGCCTACCAGTGGAAAg GAATCGTACGAATGGAGCCCTTGGACAATCTGGACATCTTTGGTGAAAATCCACGTGAGACAGGGGATATTGACCAATTTAATCCAAAACTCATTCCTCTCCAGAGAAACAGCTACCTGG GATTCTCCATTGACTCCGGGCTGGCCCTCATCAGACAGGGCGAGCTGACCATCGTATCGGGAGCACCGCGAGGAGGTTACAGCGGCCAGGTGACATTTCTTAAGGCAGACCCCGCGGCACAGAGAAATTTGTCTGTGGAGTTGGTTCTCTCTGGTCCAGGCCTGGCCTCCTCTTTTGGCTATGATTTGGCAGTGGTGGATCTCAATGGTGATGG GTGGGAGGACCTTGCTGTAGGTGCACCGGAGTTCTTTGTTAAAGATGGTTTGGTCGGAGGAGCAGTCTACATCTATATCAACAACAAAGGAAATAACTGGGAGAAGATTGTTCCAACACAGCTTCTTGGACATAAAGACTCCATGTTTGGCCTTGCAGTGGAAAGCATAGGAGACCTCAATCAAGATGGTTATGGAG ATATTGCAGTGGGGGCACCTTATGATGGTTCTGGTCGAGTTTACCTTTACTATGGCTCATCAGATGGCATCAACAAAAAGCCAGTGCAG GTACTCTCATCAGAATCCAAAAAAGTTACTCTGTTTGGATATTCTCTGTCTGGCAACTTGGATGTGGACAACAATCAGTACCCTGATTTGGCCGTGGGATCTCTTTCTGattctgtctttgtttacag AGCAAGACCAGTGGTCAGTGTCAGCAGCTCTCTAAAGGTAACACCAAATCAAATAGACATCACAAAAGAGCAATGTGACAAACGTACATG CTATTTTGCAGCTCGGACATGCTTCACCTACACAGCACATCCAGCGTCGTTCAATGCCAAGCTGA TTCTCAACTACACTTTTGAGGCTGACACTGAGAGGAGAAAAGCAAGGCTTTCTCCCAGAGTGGATTTTCTGGGTTTGTCTCGAGGAAGCCTGGAGCTGCCgggacagaagacagaaatctGTACTGACGCCAAACTCCGTCTTGTG CGTGACATCAAAGACCGACTGCGCAGCATCCCCATCTCAGTCACTTTGTCTCTGTGGAACTCCAGCCAGGCAGCCAGTATGAGTACAGATCTGCCTGTCATTACTCCTGTCCTCAACCTCTTCCAGCAGAAGAGCACCGTCTCAGAG ATTATCTTTGTAAACAAAGGCTGCGGCAGTGACAACATTTGCCAAAGTAACTTGGAGTTACAGTACAAGTTCTGTtccagaaaaacacaaaacaatcagaatGTTTTCAAGTCATTGGACAG AGAGGACGGTGTTGCAGTCATCACTCCTTCTGATGAAGACATAGCTTTGGAGATCACTGTAACAAACAGGGATGGGGATGAGGCTCACCAGAGTCACTCACTCATCAGTCTCCCAGACCCTCTTCGTTACTCTTCTTTTGTCTACAGTACAACAGCA GAAACAATAGTTACCTGTACTGCCAATGACAAAGGAACACTAATAGACTGCGAACTGGGAAACCCACTTCCAAAAGATGCAGAA GTTACTTTTTATCTCATACTCACAACATCAGGCATCTCACTGAGTACAAAGGCCATCAACATCACTCTGCAGCTAAAAAC GACAAGCGTGCAGACCATACAACCGGTTGAGGCATTAGCCAAAGTGGTTTTTGAGCTGGAGTTGCAAGTATATGG aCTAGCCAGGCCTTCCCAGGTATCACTTGGGGAATACTTGAGGGGTGAAAGCGCCATAAAATCAGTAGATGAAATTGGAACTCCAGTCTACTATGAATTTAGG ATAACAAATCTGGGCAGATCACTGAAATCTTTCACCAATGCCTCACTGAACATCTACTGGCCCAAGGAGAACTCTGTAGGAAAATGGCTTCTGTACTTGTCTCAGATCAGTAGTAAAGGTGTGCAGTCTGTTCCCTGTTCACCTGCAAATGAAGTCAATCCACTTAAAGAAGTGAAG GGTTGGCATCACCCCCCCAGGAAACGACGTGAAGCTGAACATGAGGCACTCTCTACTGATGGCTTCCCTTTTCTTCCAACGAGaaggaaatacaaaacattg ACTTGCTCAGATGGGCTGCGGTGTGTGGAGATACGCTGCCCCCTGCTGGGTTTGGACAGTACTGCAGTGATGGTTCTGCATTCACGCCTCTGGAACACGACTTTCACTGAG GATTACAGCTCTTTGAACTATCTAGACATTGTTGTGGATGCTAGTCTCAGTTTGACAAACTCTCCAGAGAACATCGGCCTTAAACCAGAGAAGCCTGAGACAAAG GTAAAACTCACAGTGTTCCTGGAGAAAAAGACTGAATATTTCACCAAAGTTGCCTGGTGGATAATCTTCCTGACAGTCGTTGCATTGCTCCTGTTGCTGGCAGTTCTTGTCTTCTTAGTGTGGAAG CGTGGATGCATCGACTGCCTCGCTCAGAACAAGAAGCTCTTACATGGATGA
- the LOC124067952 gene encoding uncharacterized protein LOC124067952 isoform X2, translating to MIGRLSALIFLSMLSQTIGIPDQIPLTVAEPGENFTLTCPGPEDRTGMFYWFKLKFGYVVQTVASGSFYKVELQGQFNTSRFTVQKRDGVFVLYIKNVSKEDEATYICQAGATYVMKFTHQMFFAVKDHKNQHKSVYVKQSPTTTSVQPGDSVTLQCSLLFKNKTNGVRCPGEHSVYWFKAGYGKSHPSIIYTHNHSSDEQEKRSCDYSLSETIRDSSDNGTYYCAVVTCGKILFGEGTTVETREELCPFVIVSGTLLICCVIVIVALIICRNQRRCKCFWSC from the exons ATGATCGGAAGACTGTCTGCTTTGATTTTTCTCAGTATGCTGT CTCAGACGATAGGCATACCTGACCAGATACCTTTAACTGTGGCTGAACCTGGTGAAAATTTTACCCTGACATGCCCAGGCCCTGAAGATCGAACTGGGATGTTTTACTGGTTTAAGCTAAAGTTTGGATATGTGGTCCAAACTGTTGCGTCAGGAAGTTTTTACAAAGTAGAACTTCAAGGACAATTTAATACCTCAAGATTTACTGTCCAAAAAAgggatggtgtgtttgttttgtatatcAAAAATGTTAGCAAAGAAGATGAAGCAACATACATCTGTCAAGCAGGAGCAACATATGTAATGAAATTTACACATCAGATGTTTTTTGCTGTGAAAG ATCATAAAAATCAGCACAAATCTGTCTATGTGAAACAAAGTCCCACGACAACATCAGTCCAGCCGGGCGACTCAGTGACTCTCCAGTGTTCACTTCTCttcaagaacaaaacaaacggAGTCCGGTGTCCAGGTGAACACAGTGTGTACTGGTTCAAAGCTGGATATGGAAAATCCCATCCAAGCATCATTTATACACACAATCACAGCAGTGATGAACAAGAGAAAAGGAGCTGTGACTACAGTCTGTCTGAAACTATAAGAGACTCCTCTGATAATGGGACTTACTACTGTGCAGTGGTCACATGTGGAAAGATACTGTTTGGTGAAGGAACTACGGTGGAGACAA gaGAAGAACTGTGCCCATTTGTCATTGTGAGTGGGACACTGCTCATCTGCTGTGTGATTGTGATTGTTGCTCTTATTATCTGCAGAAATCAAAG GAGATGTAAGTGCTTCTGGTCATGCTGA
- the LOC124067951 gene encoding uncharacterized protein LOC124067951, producing the protein MAPASLTEMPPNFIIKDSVKMIVFCMTLVLLHQGYTLVPVTTVQLGEPATFTCSFLYKEWKDKQIQWYKQSAGGTLKFIAGHRKHTSAVYGSAISSSRLDLKIYENVNNLTILRTTPEDEGLYHCAVVDWMNMTWSGSYLLLKGNTQRTSNYTVVQWPTVSDPVRPGDSVTLQCSVLSDSDSNMCQGGRSVFWFRAGLDKSHPNIIYADGNRHDECEMRSDTQKSCVYRLTKDINSTDAGTYYCAVATCGEIIFGDGTKLHIEQTASCDFLAVVIAVVCLIISVIGNIVLICCRISRPKCEQSVGKESSSSQTGCDNSSQPVRDTEGGGDLNYSALTFSGGKATKGRKKKELKTEESMYSQVKYSV; encoded by the exons ATGGCACCAGCTTCACTCACTGAAATGCCACCaaatttcataataaaagacaGTGTGAAGATGATCGTGTTCTGCATGACACTGGTTCTCCTTCATCAAGGAT atACTCTGGTTCCAGTGACCACAGTTCAGCTTGGTGAACCTGCAACCTTCACCTGTTCTTTCCTTTACAAAGAATGGAAAGATAAACAAATTCAGTGGTACAAGCAGAGTGCCGGGGGCACTCTGAAATTCATTGCGGGACATCGAAAACATACAAGCGCAGTGTATGGATCAGCGATTTCTTCCTCTAGACTGGATCTAAAGATTTATGAGAATGTTAACAATCTGACCATTTTGAGGACCACTCCAGAAGACGAGGGACTGTATCACTGTGCAGTTGTGGACTGGATGAACATGACTTGGAGTGGGAGCTATTTATTGTTGAAAG GAAACACTCAGAGGACATCAAACTACACTGTTGTTCAGTGGCCAACAGTTTCTGATCCAGTCCGTCCAGGAGACTCGGTGACTCTCCAGTGTTCGGTCCTCTCCGACTCTGACAGTAACATGTGTCAAGGAGGTCGCAGTGTGTTCTGGTTCAGAGCCGGATTAGACAAATCTCATCCAAACATCATCTACGCAGATGGAAACAGacatgatgaatgtgaaatgagatctgacacacagaaaagctgCGTTTATCGCCTCACTAAGGACATCAACTCCACTGATGCTGGGACGTACTACTGTGCTGTGGCCACATGTGGAGAGATAATATTTGGAGATGGAACAAAACTACATATTG AGCAAACAGCAAGTTGTGATTTTCTTGCTGTGGTGATAGCGGTGGTCTGTCTGATCATTTCTGTTATTGGAAACATTGTGTTAATCTGTTGCCGAATTTCAAGACCAAAATGTGAACAATCTGTGG GAAAAGAAAGCTCCTCTTCACAAACAGGATGTGACAACTCGAGCCAACCAGTACGTGAT ACTGAAGGTGGAGGTGATCTGAACTATTCTGCGCTGACTTTCTCTGGTGGGAAAGCTacaaaaggaaggaagaagaaggagttGAAGACTGAAGAAAGTATGTATTCACAAGTCAAATACTCAGTGTGA
- the gpc2 gene encoding glypican-2, whose protein sequence is MEETLALQSERDFLKAVEENSQFLLTTFTQRHRRFDEFFKELIDLSEKSMNQMFTKTYGRLFTQNSLVFRELFVELRRYYSGGSVSLSEVLSDFWSRLVERVFSLVNPQYQFSEDYLECVSKHAEQLQPFGDVPRKLRVQVSRAFIAARALAQGLATGRDIVNKATKLTADSECVRGLMRQWYCPLCRGVPSLRPCHSLCLNVMKGCLANQADLETEWNNFIDALYQVSEKLEGPFNMELAADSISVKVSEAIMHMQENSVSISTKVFQGCGNPRPAPGRSKRSPKESGGNRRPFRTYSPEEKPTTAAGTNLDRLVTELKERLRPMRGFWVSLPHTICNDEKMAADVTNEDRCWNGQTRGRYLPDVTGDGLVSQINNPEVEVDIARPDVRTRQLIMELRVVTNKLRHAQSGQDMDFMDSEEGSGSGGGDHGERFSDDWPGYGPYSPPYNKPPHNPPVNPAKPPRVRERNGSKWNKNNGHGRARSATSQLTFSPLPLLSLLFMVIVAPMWR, encoded by the exons aGTTCTTCAAAGAGCTTATAGACCTGTCAGAGAAGTCCATGAACCAGATGTTCACCAAGACCTATGGACGACTCTTCACCCAGAATTCACTTGTCTTTCGGGAGCTGTTTGTGGAGCTGCGCAGATATTATTCTG GGGGCAGTGTAAGTCTGTCAGAGGTTCTCTCAGACTTCTGGTCCAGACTGGTGGAGCGAGTCTTCTCTCTGGTTAACCCCCAGTATCAGTTCAGTGAAGATTACCTGGAGTGTGTCAGCAAACACGCCGAACAGCTGCAGCCGTTTGGGGACGTGCCACGAAAACTGCGTGTACAA GTGTCAAGGGCTTTCATTGCTGCCAGAGCACTAGCTCAGGGCTTAGCTACTGGTCGGGATATTGTTAACAAAGCAACAAAG tTGACTGCAGATTCAGAGTGTGTGCGCGGGCTGATGCGTCAGTGGTACTGCCCCCTGTGTCGAGGCGTGCCCTCCCTGCGGCCCTGCCACTCTCTGTGTCTGAACGTGATGAAGGGCTGCTTAGCCAATCAGGCCGACCTGGAGACCGAATGGAACAATTTCATTG ATGCTCTGTACCAGGTTTCAGAGAAGTTGGAGGGGCCGTTCAACATGGAGCTTGCAGCCGACTCTATCTCTGTTAAAGTGTCGGAGGCCATCATGCACATGCAGGAAAACAGTGTCAGCATCTCCACTAAG GTGTTCCAAGGATGTGGAAACCCCAGGCCAGCTCCAGGAAGGTCCAAACGCTCACCCAAGGAGTCAGGGGGCAACAGGAGGCCCTTTCGCACCTACAGTCCCGAAGAGAAACCCACCACAGCTGCGGGAACTAACCTGGACCGACTG GTAACTGAGCTAAAGGAGCGGCTGAGGCCCATGCGTGGCTTCTGGGTGTCCCTCCCACACACCATCTGCAACGATGAGAAGATGGCAGCCGACGTCACTAATGAGGACCGCTGCTGGAACGGGCAGACCCGGGGGAG GTACCTCCCGGACGTGACGGGCGATGGGCTGGTCAGTCAGATCAACAACCCCGAGGTGGAAGTGGACATTGCCAGGCCAGATGTGAGGACCAGACAGCTGATCATGGAGCTGAGGGTGGTGACCAACAAACTGAGACACGCTCAGAGTGGACAGGACATGGACTTCATGGACA GTGAGGAGGGCAGTGGCTCAGGGGGTGGAGATCATGGAGAAAGGTTCAGTGATGATTGGCCAGGTTATGGGCCTTACTCCCCACCCTACAACAAGCCACCTCACAACCCCCCCGTCAACCCCGCAAAGCCACCTCGAGTCCGAGAAAGAAACGGGTCCAAGTGGAACAAGAACAACGGCCACGGACGGGCCCGATCTGCAACCAGCCAGCTTACTTTCTCCCCTCTTCCTTTGTTGTCTCTGCTTTTCATGGTAATTGTTGCCCCCATGTGGAGATAG
- the LOC124067952 gene encoding uncharacterized protein LOC124067952 isoform X1: MIGRLSALIFLSMLSQTIGIPDQIPLTVAEPGENFTLTCPGPEDRTGMFYWFKLKFGYVVQTVASGSFYKVELQGQFNTSRFTVQKRDGVFVLYIKNVSKEDEATYICQAGATYVMKFTHQMFFAVKDHKNQHKSVYVKQSPTTTSVQPGDSVTLQCSLLFKNKTNGVRCPGEHSVYWFKAGYGKSHPSIIYTHNHSSDEQEKRSCDYSLSETIRDSSDNGTYYCAVVTCGKILFGEGTTVETREELCPFVIVSGTLLICCVIVIVALIICRNQRSVCGHCKGDVSASGHADHVISAEDHLNNVDGAMGELNYVALDFTSRKRERWMNNEEPLQDCIYSGMKDYQ; this comes from the exons ATGATCGGAAGACTGTCTGCTTTGATTTTTCTCAGTATGCTGT CTCAGACGATAGGCATACCTGACCAGATACCTTTAACTGTGGCTGAACCTGGTGAAAATTTTACCCTGACATGCCCAGGCCCTGAAGATCGAACTGGGATGTTTTACTGGTTTAAGCTAAAGTTTGGATATGTGGTCCAAACTGTTGCGTCAGGAAGTTTTTACAAAGTAGAACTTCAAGGACAATTTAATACCTCAAGATTTACTGTCCAAAAAAgggatggtgtgtttgttttgtatatcAAAAATGTTAGCAAAGAAGATGAAGCAACATACATCTGTCAAGCAGGAGCAACATATGTAATGAAATTTACACATCAGATGTTTTTTGCTGTGAAAG ATCATAAAAATCAGCACAAATCTGTCTATGTGAAACAAAGTCCCACGACAACATCAGTCCAGCCGGGCGACTCAGTGACTCTCCAGTGTTCACTTCTCttcaagaacaaaacaaacggAGTCCGGTGTCCAGGTGAACACAGTGTGTACTGGTTCAAAGCTGGATATGGAAAATCCCATCCAAGCATCATTTATACACACAATCACAGCAGTGATGAACAAGAGAAAAGGAGCTGTGACTACAGTCTGTCTGAAACTATAAGAGACTCCTCTGATAATGGGACTTACTACTGTGCAGTGGTCACATGTGGAAAGATACTGTTTGGTGAAGGAACTACGGTGGAGACAA gaGAAGAACTGTGCCCATTTGTCATTGTGAGTGGGACACTGCTCATCTGCTGTGTGATTGTGATTGTTGCTCTTATTATCTGCAGAAATCAAAGGTCAGTTTGTGGACATTGCAAAG GAGATGTAAGTGCTTCTGGTCATGCTGACCATGTCATATCAGCTGAGGACCACTTAAATAACGTG GATGGTGCAATGGGGGAACTAAACTATGTAGCGCTGGATTTTACTtcaaggaagagagagagatggatgaatAACGAGGAGCCTTTGCAGGACTGCATATACTCTGGCATGAAGGACTATCAATGA
- the LOC124067950 gene encoding uncharacterized protein LOC124067950 isoform X4, with protein sequence MLIIFHLLLMFRVGRFTDDVILETKTVGVGDNVKLTCTHENLGNLFWIRLVSGNLPEVLGKSFSFENVGSRIRTSEEPRTFVLRIKSVELSDAALYYCLKIRQKLSFLKGAHLSVEGPKPHITTVPPSDPVRPADSVTLQSSVPPENKKFVEEHSVCYFESGSQQSYPSFSYAKGNHEGISKKKCVYSFSKNVSSSDAGTYYCAVATCGEILFGNGTKLDTEAVNTCESQRDGTFVSLLCAALAVSLMVIAFLIYSIKKLKEQSCGCCNADVALQNTVTASADCQSSEQTEEYSLIYSAPTFTSRRAGKSETKDVPTVEEESIYTEVRALELD encoded by the exons ATGCTGattatatttcatttacttCTGATGTTCAGAGTGGGGC gtttcacAGATGATGTGATCCTTGAGACGAAGACAGTTGGTGTAGGAGACAATGTGAAACTTACATGCACCCATGAGAATTTGGGAAATTTGTTTTGGATCAGACTTGTTTCTGGAAACCTTCCTGAAGTCTTAGGAAAATCATTTAGCTTTGAAAATGTTGGTTCTCGCATTAGAACCTCAGAAGAGCCTAGAACATTTGTTCTCCGGATAAAAAGTGTAGAGCTCAGCGATGCTGCTCTTTACTACTGTTTGAAAATACGACaaaagttgtcatttttaaaagggGCACACCTGAGTGTTGAAG GACCAAAACCTCATATCACTACAGTCCCTCCATCTGATCCAGTCCGTCCAGCAGACTCGGTCactcttcagtcttcagtccCCCCTGAGAATAAAAAATTTGTGGAAGAACACAGCGTGTGCTATTTTGAATCTGGATCACAGCAATCTTACCCAAGTTTTAGTTATGCTAAAGGAAACCACGAGGGAAtctcaaaaaagaaatgtgtctACAGCTTCTCTAAGAACGTCAGTTCCTCTGATGCTGGGACTTATTACTGTGCTGTGGCCACATGTGGGGAGATATTATTtggaaatggaacaaaactGGACACTGAAG CAGTCAACACCTGTGAGTCACAGCGGGACGGTACATTTGTCTCTCTGTTATGTGCTGCTTTGGCCGTAAGCCTGATGGTTATAGCGTTTCTCATTTATTCAATCAAGAAGCTCAAGGAACAATCTTGTGGTTGCTGCAACG CTGATGTTGCTTTGCAAAATACTGTAACAGCCAGCGCTGACTGCCAGTCAAGTGAGCAG ACAGAAGAGTACTCACTGATTTATTCTGCACCAACCTTCACAAGTAGGAGAGCTGGAAAATCAGAGACAAAGGATGTTCCAACAGTGGAGGAAGAGAGTATCTACACTGAAGTCAGGGCTCTCGAGTTGGATTAG